CATTATCAACTATAAAATTAATCAGTGTTGATGAAAACTGGGCTGCACAGAATAAAAAGAGAATTGTAGATAGATGGATAAAAGAGGTATTACCTGTAAAGTAATTTAATAAAAAGGGGGAAATCTCCCCCTTTTTTTGGAGGGATTTTAATGAATATCGCTAATCAAGAGTTTTCAAATAAATTCAAAAATATGCTGAAGAACCCTTCATTAATTATATTGCTTATTCTAATATTTATATCGCTATTTATATTTATAATTTTTCCATTATTGAAGGTCTTTATAATAAGCTTTACAGATAATGAAAACAATTTTTCATTGCAGACATATAAGGATATGTTATCCAATGATTATATGAAACAGGGATTTAGAAACAGTATTCTTGTAGCCTCTTTAACAGCTATTTTAGGAACATTAATAGGATATTTATATGCATATACAATAAACAGGGCAGATATACCTTTTAAACGGTTTTTCAGAACAATTGCAGTAATTCCAATGGTTTTCCCACCATTTATAGGGGCATTGTCAATAATAATGCTTTTTGGTTTTAATGGTTTAATTACTGCAAAAATCTTTGGTATAAGAACCTTCCCTGTTTATGGATTATGGGGATTATTAATAGCACAAATAATTACTTTTTTCCCTGTAGCCTTTATAACCTTAGATGGTGTAATCTCAACAATCTCACCAACACTGGAAGATGCTGCTTTTAATTTAAAAGCAACAAGATTACAGGTATTCCTTAAGGTTGTTCTTCCATTATCTATTCCGGGAATAGCCAGTACAATGCTTGTATTATTTATAGAATCGCTTGCAGACTTTGGTAATCCTTTAATATTAGCTGGTTCAAGATTTCCTATTCTTTCTGTTCAGGCATATCTTCAAATAACCGGCATGTTCGATTTGAGAAGCGGTGCAGCTCTTGCTGTATGGTTATTATTACCTTCTTTAATAGCCTTTATCATACAAAAATACTGGATAGGAAAGAAAAAATATATTACTGTTACCGGAAAACCAAATACATCTCAATTAAAAAGCGTTAGCAAAGGTGCAAAATGGGTATTATTTTCCCTGTGCATGATAGTCTCATTATTCATATTATTAATCTATGTAACCATTTTCTGGGGTGCATTTACAAAAATATGGGGTATGAATAATGAATTTACATTGGAGAACTTTAAATATGTATTTGACGTTGGAAGAGAAGCTATTAAAGATACGCTTACAATTGCTTTAACTTCCACTCCTATTTCTGCATTACTTGGAATGATTATTGCATTCTTAATTGTACGAAAAACATTTCCCGGTAAAAGAACCTTGGAGTTTGTCTCGTTATTAAACTTTGCAGTTCCGGGAACTGTAGTTGGTATTGGATATATATTAGCATTTAATTCAAAGCCATTGTTATTAACAGGGACTTTTGCGATACTTGTATTGAATTTTATATTTAGATATGTGCCAGTAGGTATTCAATCTGGAATTTCACTTTTAAATCAGGTAGATCCGGCAATAGAAGAGGCTGCATATACACTTGGAGCTAATGATAGACAGGTATTTTCAAAGATTACTTTACCTCTCATTGTTCCTGCATTTTTTTCAGCTCTTGTATATTCATTTGTGAGGGCAATGACGGCAATTAGTGCTGCTATATTCCTTGTTTCTGCGGATTGGAATTTAATGACTGTTCAAATATTAAGCCAAACGGATTCAGGAAGATTATCAGAAGCATGTGCATTTTCTGTAATTTTAATAATGATAATTATAATATTTATTTCCCTATTAAAGGTATTCTTAAAAAATAAAGTTTCTCTGATGAATGAAAATTTTGCTTCAGAATAGGCAGGTGTATAACCCATGAGTTTAGAATTAAAGAATATTTATAAAATATTTAAAAGCGAAGGGACAGAAACAGTTGCTGTAAATGATTTTAATCTAAAAGTAGAAGAAGGGCAATTGGTAACCTTTTTAGGGCCTTCAGGTTGTGGAAAAACCACTACATTAAGGATGATTGCAGGATTTGAAATTCCTACCAATGGAAGGATATTTCTCAATGGAGAGGATATTACCAATATGCCACCAAACAAGAGAGATATCTCTATGATGTTTCAAAGCTATGCGTTATTTCCTCATATGACTATAAAAGAAAATATAGAATTTGGTTTAAAATTAAAAAAATTATCAAGAAATGAAATAACTGAAAAAGTGAAAAGAATAATAGAATTAACCAATCTTGAAGGCATGGAAAACAGAAGACCTGACCAAATTTCCGGTGGTCAACAACAGCGTGTTGCACTTGCAAGAAGTCTTGTTATGGAACCAAAGGTATTGTTATTTGATGAACCACTTTCAAATCTTGATGCCAAACTTCGTGAAAGTATGCGTTCTGAAATTAGAAGAATACAAAAGGAACTCAATATTACCAGTATATACGTAACTCATGATCAAATAGAAGCAATGAGCATTTCAGATGTTATTGTTGTAATGAATCAGGGAAAAATTATGCAGGTTGGGAATCCTCTTGAAATATATTCAAAACCCAAAAACAAATTTGTTGCAGATTTTATTGGAAAGGTTAATTTCATAGAAGGCAAGGTTATAGAAAAAAAAGATGATGAATATGTCATATTCAATGAATCGCTTAATCAAAGTTTTACAGGAATTGGTGGTGAAGAATTCAGTATAAATGATTCCGTATTAATTGCCTTACGACCTGAAGCTATAAATACAGAGCCTAAGGAAAACAATATAACCGGAATTATAAAAAAGTTGGTATTTCTTGGTGCGCATGTAGAGTATCAAGTGGAATTAAAAGATGGTCAAACAATAGATATAGTACTCTTTAATCCTATTGAAAATGAAATCCCACCAATTGGCAAAGAAATAAAATTATATTTCAGCAAAAAAGCTGCATGGATAATAAAGAATAATTAAACCATCACATCACAGGGGGTGTTCTTATGAAAAAGAGTATTTTTTTGGTAGTTTTGTTAATCGTTGGCATTATGGTATTTTCAGCAAATGTGGTAAAGGCTTATACAACGCTTGAAGAACCGCTTGCCAAGGAATTATTTGACAGATTTGAAGAAGAAACAGGGATAAAAGTAGAATGGGTAAGATTATCCACAGGTGAAACAGTAGCAAGACTTGAAGCTGAGAGAGAAAATCCACAAGCATCAATTTGGGTAGGAGGAGTAGGTCTTGGACACGTTGAAGCAAAACAAAAGGGTTTAACCACACCTTACAAATCACCTCTTGCACAATATACACCTGCACAGTTTAGAGATCCAGAAAATTATTGGATTGGTTTATATATAGGTGTACTTGCATTTGCTACAAATGAAGAAAGAGCAAAGGAATTAGGTTTAGAAGCACCAAAAGGATGGTTTGATATTATTGATTCAAAGTACAAAGGACTTGTAAGGGTTGCAAATCCTAATACTTCAGGAACAGCATATAATGTTATTACAACAATTTATCATTTATTCCATGAAGACGAAGAATTAACATTTATGTTCTTACATCATCTTGATAGAAGTATAGACCAATATACAAAATCAGGTTCAGCTGGTGGAAAACAGGCTGCTATAGGTGAAATTCCATTTGCAATAGGTTATGCACATGATTTATTTAAATTAATCGCAAACGGTGCTCCATTAAAGGTTACAGTACCAGAAGAAGGAACAGGTTTTGAACTTGCTTCAATGTCATTAATTAAAAACGGACCAAATCCAGTAAATGCAAAGAAATTATATAACTGGATGCTTCAAAAAGAAGCACAGGCTATGATAGCAAAATGGTTTGTAATTCCTGTATCAAAACTTGCTCCAAAGGATAAGGCTCCTTTAAACATTGACGATTTAAGAATTGTAAATCAGAATTTTGTATGGGATGCTGCAAACAGAGAAAGATTAGTAGAAAGATGGAATAAAGAAATTGGTGCAAAGTAAAAATTAAACCTACCAGACGGCATATAGCCGTCTGGTTAAAATAATATTCAGGAGTTGAAAATATGTTCACAAAAAAGAAGATAATATACTTTCTATTATTTTTACTTATTGTTGCTTCTGCAGATATATGGATATTCTCCAGCATAAAGGATTCATATACAAAAATAATAAATGATAATATTCTTGAAACTGGAAAGATAATATTTTCTTCTGTTTCTGATAAAACAGAGGATATTGATTCATGGATTTCTAACGTCGAAAATAATTATGAAAATATAAGAATTATATATATAAAAGGTCTTCCTCAATTTGAGGAAACTACAGAGTTTTATAAAGATAAAGAATTTTATGAATTTTATAAATCTAAACTTTCCGATCCTATTTTTGAAAAAGGATTAGAAAGTGCTGTATATAGCGAATACTTTTTAACGGATAATATGTATTCGTTAGATAATTCGCAGTATAAGATAGTTTTTGCCCCAATATTAACTTCTGAGTATGATATAGTAGGAATAGGAATAATGTTTTTTAATATGGAAGGATATTTAAAATTCTATAGACTATTAAATATTTTTGCTGTTTCAATAATTATGGCATTTGTTTTAGTATATGGGATTATTCTCTTTTCAAGAGATCCTGTAATGAATTTTATTATATTAGGATTATTTGTTATTGTAGGTATATTCACTGCATATCCTCTTTTCGAAGCAGTAAGGCTTACATTTATAAAAAACGGTGAGTTTTCCATGGAAATATGGAAAAAAATACTCACCACTGATCAATATTTAAAGGCTTTCTGGGGAAGTATTAAACTTGGTATTTCAACTGCCACACTTTCAACATTAATAGGCTTTCTATTTGCATTTACCTTAACAAGAACATCTATAAAAGGAAAGAAATTTTTCAGCACAATGGCTACATTACCTGTTATTTCTCCACCATTTTCTTTAACATTATCCATATTATTGCTATTTGGAAACAATGGACTTATCACAAAAAAAATATTGCATTTGCAAAATTTTAGTATATACGGTTTAACGGGATTAACCCTTGTTCAAACAATGGGAATGTTCCCAATAGCCTATTTAACAATGGCAGGAATACTTCATGCAATAGATTCAACATTGGAAGATGCTGCACTTGATTTAAACGCATCAAAATTAAAAACATTCTTAACGGTTACATTACCGTTGTCAGTACCAGGAATATTAAGCGCCTGGCTTCTTGTATTTACCAATTCACTTGCTGATTTTGCAAATCCATTGATATTATCTGGAAATTATAGAGTACTTTCTGTTGAGGCTTATCTTGAAGTTACTGGTATGAATAGATTGGGAAATGGTGCAGCATTATCATTGTTGTTATTAATGCCAACCATTACTGCTTTTCTTGTTCAGAGATTCTGGGTATCAAAAAAATCATTTGTTACCGTAACAGGAAAACCTTCACCACGTATTACTGAATTGGTATCAAAAACTGTTAAAGTAACTTTGGTAACCTTAATGGTATTAATAGTGGTATTTTTGATTTCATTATACGGTACAATTGTAGCTGGATGTTTCGTGAGAAATTGGGGTATTGATTATACATTTACACTCGAAAACATCAAAGAGGCTCTTCAAAGAGGTAAAGATGCAATTACAGACACTGTAACGCTTGCAACAATTGCAACACCTCTTGCTGGAATTCTTGCAATGCTCACAGCATTAATTCTTGTTAGAAAAAACTTTAAAGGAAAGAGAATATTTGAAATACTTATAATGGCTCCATTTGCTATTCCTGGAACATTAATAGGTATCAGTTATATTCTTGCATTTAATAAACCACCATTAATATTAGTAGGAACAGGAGCTATTATAGTTATAAATTATATTATCAGGGAATTGCCTGTTGGCGTTGAAGGCGGAGTTGCAGCATTAAGACAAATAGATCCATCAATAGAAGAGGCTGCTCAAGATCTTGGTGCCGATGTACCAACGGTATTTAAAACTATAGTATTGCCATTATTAAGGCCTGCATTTATTTCAAGTTTATCCTACACATTTGTCAGGTCAATGACAGCTGTTAGTGCTGTAATATTCTTAATATCAGCAAAATGGTATCACATTACTGTTTTGATATATAATTTCTCAGAAAATCTGAGATTTGGTTTAGCCAGTGTTCTTGCAACAACATTAATCATTATAGTGCTTATAGCCTTCGGATTAATGCGATTAATAGTAAGACAAAGTGAAACACTTGAAAAAACCGTTTCCGGTGAGAGGTGAAAATTATGAAGAAAAAACAGGTATCCTTAAGATTGGAAAATGTAACTAAAATATTCAAGGACAGGAAAAATAATACAGAGGTAATAGCAGTAAACAATTCTACCTTTGAAATAAAACCAGGAGAACTCATTACATTGCTTGGACCTTCTGGTTGCGGAAAAACTACTACATTGCGTATGGTTGCCGGATTTGAATTACCAACGAAAGGAAAAATATATATAGGAAATGAAGACGTAACTTTCCTACCTCCTAATAAAAGAGATACTGCAACTGTTTTCCAGAGTTATGGATTGTTTCCACATATGACAGTATTTGACAATGTAGCATATGGTTTGAAATTAAGAAAATTATCCAGGGAAGAAATAGAAAAGCGTGTTTTTGAAGCGCTTGAAATGGTTGGATTAAAGGATTTAGCATCAAGGGCACCATCAAGACTATCAGGAGGACAACAACAAAGGGTTGCGCTGGCACGTTCAATTATAGTAGAACCGGCTATATTGCTCCTTGATGAACCACTCTCCAATTTAGATGCTTTACTCAGGGAACAAATGAGAATTGAAATTAAAAAAATACAGAGAAAATTAGGAATTACAGCTATATATGTTACGCATGATCGTGTTGAAGCAATGAGTTTGTCTGACAGAATAATAGTAATGAAAGATGGAAAAATTATGCAAATTGGAACACCTGTTGAAATATATGAAGATCCAATCTCTAAATTTGTAGCCGGATTTATAGGGAAGGTTGCCTTTTTTACAGTTGATGTAATAGGAAAAGAAAATGACAATATAGTAATTGATTTTAAAGGAAGAAAATTAATTATGAAAAAGTATGATAAAGAGTTAAATAGCGGAGATAAAGGTGTTTTAATGGCAAGACCAGAGTCTCTAATTTTAAAAGAAGAAAAAGAAGGGTTAATAGAAGGAAGGATAAAAATAAATGTATATCTCGGAAATACTGTAGAATCATTTATTGATACAGAATACGGTGAAATAATGGTTCAAATTGATAATCCTGGACAAAAAAAGATTTTCCCGGAAGGTGCTGCAGTTTCTATAGACATTGTCCCTGAATTGTGTAAGGTATTTAAGGAATAATAAAATTATTGCAAATGAGGCTTTGAATAAAAAGCCTCATTTCATTTTAAGCACGGTATGATATAATTTAATAAAAGGCTTATTGAAAAATCTTGAATTTTATAGAAAGGGTGATGGAAAAATTAGATTGGATATATTTTTAGTTAATAATAAATACGTTGATTCACGTGAAAAAGCACAAAGGCTTATAAAAGAAGGAAAGGTTTATGTAAATAATCAAAAAATTACAAAACCATCTAAAAAAGTAGATGAAAATGCTACAATAAAAATTACAGAAACAGAAAAATACGTAAGCAGAGCTGCATATAAATTATTAAAGGCTATTAAAGAATTTCAACCTAAAATAAATAACAAAATATGTGTAGACATTGGTTCCTCTACAGGAGGATTTACTCAGGTATTACTGGAAAATGGTGCAAAAAAAGTTTACTGTATAGATTCAGGAACAAATCAGCTTCATGAAAGCTTAAGAAATAACGAAAAAATAGTTTTAATGGAAAACACAAATGCTCGATACCTTAGAAAAGAAGATTTTGAATCTGTAGAATTTTTTACCAGTGATGTTTCTTTTATTTCAATTACAAAAATTATTCCATCAATAAAAGAAATTACTGCTAATAATGCAGAGGGAATAATACTCATAAAACCTCAATTTGAATTGGAACCATCAAAATTATCAAAAGGTATAGTTAAAAAGGAAGAATATAGAGAAGAAGCTATAAAAAAGGTTTTTAATTCATTAATTGAAAATGGATTTGAAATAAAAGGAATGGTAGAATCGCCAATTAGAGGTAAAGACGGTAATATTGAATATCTGGTCTATATAAAGAAAATCAATTAACAGAGTATTAATTATAAAGCAAAAAAAATAACGTTTTTATCTGTTAAAATACAGAAAAAATTAAATATTCTGGAATTTTTCTTTTCCTATATAATTCCGGTAATATGGTCCGGAAGTCTCTACCAGATGGCCGTAAACCATCTGACTATAGGAAAAGGGGAGCTTAATATATATAATAATATATAATGCACCTCTTTTCCTGAGAGGTGCATTATTTTTATAGGAGGTGCCTATGAAAAAAGTATTGATTATTGATTATGGTTCGCAATATACACAACTATTAGCAAGACGTATTAGAGAAATGGAAATCTACTCTGAAGTTGCTCCACATGACGCTGAAATCACCAATTTAGAAGATATAACAGCTATTATACTATCTGGAGGTCCAAAAAGCGTTAACGATAAGGATGCGTTAGAAATTCCTGATTGGATATTCAAGTTAGATGTTCCAATATTGGGAATCTGTTATGGAATGCAGGCATTGGCAAAAAAACTTGGGGGCAAAGTTGAGAAAACAGAAGTTTCTGAATATGGAAAAACAATAATAAAAGTAAGCAATAACGTATTATTCTCAGAAATACCGGAAAAGATTATAACCTGGATGAGCCATGGCGATTCTGTTGTTGCACTTCCAGAAGGAAGCGAAATTATTGCTACTACTTATAATGGTATAAATGCTGCTGTAAAGTTTTCTGAAAAAATTTACGGGATTCAATTTCATCCAGAAGTAAAACACACAGAATTTGGATTTGAAATACTTGAAAATTTCCTCATTAAAATTGCAAAACTGGAAAAAAACTGGTCTCTTGAAAATCTCATCGAAAATAAAATAAAAGAAATAAAAGAAACAGTTGGTAATTCAAAAGCCATCATTGCACTTTCTGGCGGAGTAGATTCTTCTGTTGCTGCAGTATTGGTACACAAAGCCATAGGGGAACAATTGAAAGCAGTGTTCGTAAACCACGGATTAATGAGATTAAATGAAGAAATTGAAGTAAAAAAGATATTCAATGAATTATTAGGTATAAATCTTACAGTTGTAGATGCACAAAAAAGATTTTTATCTAAATTAAGCGGTGTTACTGATCCTGAAAAAAAAAGAAAAATAATAGGAGAAGAGTTTATACGCGTATTTGAAAACGAAGCAACTAATGAATATGAATTTCTCGTTCAGGGAACTATATATTCTGACGTAATTGAAAGTGCCGCATCAGGAAAAAATACGGCAAAAATAAAGAGCCACCACAATGTAGGCGGATTGCCGGAAGATATGAAATTTAAAATAATAGAACCTTTAAGGAATCTTTTCAAAGATGAAGTAAGAGAAGTTGGAAAATTATTGGGAATACCTGAACATATATTATACAGACATCCATTTCCTGGTCCAGGATTGGCAATACGTATAATTGGAGAAATCACAGAAGAAAAGCTAAATATATTAAAAAAAGCGGACCATATATTTATAGAAACATTAAAAGAGTTTAACTGGTATAACAAAGTATGGCAGGCTTTTACTGTTTTAACACCAATAAAGAGCGTTGGCGTTGTTGGCGATGAAAGAAGTTATGATTATGTGCTTGCAATACGCTCTGTAGATAGCGTAGAAGGAAT
This is a stretch of genomic DNA from Marinitoga piezophila KA3. It encodes these proteins:
- a CDS encoding ABC transporter substrate-binding protein, whose protein sequence is MKKSIFLVVLLIVGIMVFSANVVKAYTTLEEPLAKELFDRFEEETGIKVEWVRLSTGETVARLEAERENPQASIWVGGVGLGHVEAKQKGLTTPYKSPLAQYTPAQFRDPENYWIGLYIGVLAFATNEERAKELGLEAPKGWFDIIDSKYKGLVRVANPNTSGTAYNVITTIYHLFHEDEELTFMFLHHLDRSIDQYTKSGSAGGKQAAIGEIPFAIGYAHDLFKLIANGAPLKVTVPEEGTGFELASMSLIKNGPNPVNAKKLYNWMLQKEAQAMIAKWFVIPVSKLAPKDKAPLNIDDLRIVNQNFVWDAANRERLVERWNKEIGAK
- a CDS encoding ABC transporter permease, which produces MNIANQEFSNKFKNMLKNPSLIILLILIFISLFIFIIFPLLKVFIISFTDNENNFSLQTYKDMLSNDYMKQGFRNSILVASLTAILGTLIGYLYAYTINRADIPFKRFFRTIAVIPMVFPPFIGALSIIMLFGFNGLITAKIFGIRTFPVYGLWGLLIAQIITFFPVAFITLDGVISTISPTLEDAAFNLKATRLQVFLKVVLPLSIPGIASTMLVLFIESLADFGNPLILAGSRFPILSVQAYLQITGMFDLRSGAALAVWLLLPSLIAFIIQKYWIGKKKYITVTGKPNTSQLKSVSKGAKWVLFSLCMIVSLFILLIYVTIFWGAFTKIWGMNNEFTLENFKYVFDVGREAIKDTLTIALTSTPISALLGMIIAFLIVRKTFPGKRTLEFVSLLNFAVPGTVVGIGYILAFNSKPLLLTGTFAILVLNFIFRYVPVGIQSGISLLNQVDPAIEEAAYTLGANDRQVFSKITLPLIVPAFFSALVYSFVRAMTAISAAIFLVSADWNLMTVQILSQTDSGRLSEACAFSVILIMIIIIFISLLKVFLKNKVSLMNENFASE
- a CDS encoding ABC transporter ATP-binding protein, giving the protein MKKKQVSLRLENVTKIFKDRKNNTEVIAVNNSTFEIKPGELITLLGPSGCGKTTTLRMVAGFELPTKGKIYIGNEDVTFLPPNKRDTATVFQSYGLFPHMTVFDNVAYGLKLRKLSREEIEKRVFEALEMVGLKDLASRAPSRLSGGQQQRVALARSIIVEPAILLLDEPLSNLDALLREQMRIEIKKIQRKLGITAIYVTHDRVEAMSLSDRIIVMKDGKIMQIGTPVEIYEDPISKFVAGFIGKVAFFTVDVIGKENDNIVIDFKGRKLIMKKYDKELNSGDKGVLMARPESLILKEEKEGLIEGRIKINVYLGNTVESFIDTEYGEIMVQIDNPGQKKIFPEGAAVSIDIVPELCKVFKE
- a CDS encoding ABC transporter ATP-binding protein, translated to MSLELKNIYKIFKSEGTETVAVNDFNLKVEEGQLVTFLGPSGCGKTTTLRMIAGFEIPTNGRIFLNGEDITNMPPNKRDISMMFQSYALFPHMTIKENIEFGLKLKKLSRNEITEKVKRIIELTNLEGMENRRPDQISGGQQQRVALARSLVMEPKVLLFDEPLSNLDAKLRESMRSEIRRIQKELNITSIYVTHDQIEAMSISDVIVVMNQGKIMQVGNPLEIYSKPKNKFVADFIGKVNFIEGKVIEKKDDEYVIFNESLNQSFTGIGGEEFSINDSVLIALRPEAINTEPKENNITGIIKKLVFLGAHVEYQVELKDGQTIDIVLFNPIENEIPPIGKEIKLYFSKKAAWIIKNN
- a CDS encoding TlyA family RNA methyltransferase translates to MDIFLVNNKYVDSREKAQRLIKEGKVYVNNQKITKPSKKVDENATIKITETEKYVSRAAYKLLKAIKEFQPKINNKICVDIGSSTGGFTQVLLENGAKKVYCIDSGTNQLHESLRNNEKIVLMENTNARYLRKEDFESVEFFTSDVSFISITKIIPSIKEITANNAEGIILIKPQFELEPSKLSKGIVKKEEYREEAIKKVFNSLIENGFEIKGMVESPIRGKDGNIEYLVYIKKIN
- a CDS encoding ABC transporter permease, which gives rise to MFTKKKIIYFLLFLLIVASADIWIFSSIKDSYTKIINDNILETGKIIFSSVSDKTEDIDSWISNVENNYENIRIIYIKGLPQFEETTEFYKDKEFYEFYKSKLSDPIFEKGLESAVYSEYFLTDNMYSLDNSQYKIVFAPILTSEYDIVGIGIMFFNMEGYLKFYRLLNIFAVSIIMAFVLVYGIILFSRDPVMNFIILGLFVIVGIFTAYPLFEAVRLTFIKNGEFSMEIWKKILTTDQYLKAFWGSIKLGISTATLSTLIGFLFAFTLTRTSIKGKKFFSTMATLPVISPPFSLTLSILLLFGNNGLITKKILHLQNFSIYGLTGLTLVQTMGMFPIAYLTMAGILHAIDSTLEDAALDLNASKLKTFLTVTLPLSVPGILSAWLLVFTNSLADFANPLILSGNYRVLSVEAYLEVTGMNRLGNGAALSLLLLMPTITAFLVQRFWVSKKSFVTVTGKPSPRITELVSKTVKVTLVTLMVLIVVFLISLYGTIVAGCFVRNWGIDYTFTLENIKEALQRGKDAITDTVTLATIATPLAGILAMLTALILVRKNFKGKRIFEILIMAPFAIPGTLIGISYILAFNKPPLILVGTGAIIVINYIIRELPVGVEGGVAALRQIDPSIEEAAQDLGADVPTVFKTIVLPLLRPAFISSLSYTFVRSMTAVSAVIFLISAKWYHITVLIYNFSENLRFGLASVLATTLIIIVLIAFGLMRLIVRQSETLEKTVSGER
- the guaA gene encoding glutamine-hydrolyzing GMP synthase, translated to MKKVLIIDYGSQYTQLLARRIREMEIYSEVAPHDAEITNLEDITAIILSGGPKSVNDKDALEIPDWIFKLDVPILGICYGMQALAKKLGGKVEKTEVSEYGKTIIKVSNNVLFSEIPEKIITWMSHGDSVVALPEGSEIIATTYNGINAAVKFSEKIYGIQFHPEVKHTEFGFEILENFLIKIAKLEKNWSLENLIENKIKEIKETVGNSKAIIALSGGVDSSVAAVLVHKAIGEQLKAVFVNHGLMRLNEEIEVKKIFNELLGINLTVVDAQKRFLSKLSGVTDPEKKRKIIGEEFIRVFENEATNEYEFLVQGTIYSDVIESAASGKNTAKIKSHHNVGGLPEDMKFKIIEPLRNLFKDEVREVGKLLGIPEHILYRHPFPGPGLAIRIIGEITEEKLNILKKADHIFIETLKEFNWYNKVWQAFTVLTPIKSVGVVGDERSYDYVLAIRSVDSVEGMTADWSKIPFEILEKASSRIVNEVNGVGRVVYDITSKPPATIEWE